One genomic window of Camelina sativa cultivar DH55 chromosome 5, Cs, whole genome shotgun sequence includes the following:
- the LOC109133014 gene encoding CLAVATA3/ESR (CLE)-related protein 7, translating into MASKALLLFVVLIFLLVIGIEGRILLDNSKSKDGESNDLLRRLGYNVSELTRIGRELSVRNKVDRFSPGGPDPQHHSYPLSSKP; encoded by the coding sequence ATGGCTTCTAAAGCgttattgttatttgttgtaCTCATATTTCTGTTGGTAATTGGAATAGAAGGGAGGATACTTTTGGATAATTCAAAGAGTAAAGATGGTGAGAGCAACGATCTTTTGCGACGGTTAGGTTACAATGTTTCTGAACTAACGCGTATTGGTCGAGAGCTTTCCGTCCGAAACAAAGTGGATAGGTTTTCTCCCGGAGGGCCTGATCCTCAACATCACTCTTATCCTTTGtcttcaaaaccctaa
- the LOC109132995 gene encoding CLAVATA3/ESR (CLE)-related protein 4, producing MASLKLWVCLILLLLEFSGHQCRPLVAEERPSDSGNIRKIMRELLRRSEELKVRSKGDKTILGNTLDSKRLSPGGPDPRHH from the coding sequence ATGGCAAGTCTTAAGTTATGGGTTTGTCTTATCTTGCTTCTACTCGAGTTCTCGGGGCACCAATGCCGGCCACTGGTTGCGGAAGAGAGGCCTTCGGATTCAGGGAACATAAGAAAGATTATGAGGGAACTTCTCAGAAGATCAGAAGAGCTGAAGGTGAGATCAAAAGGCGACAAAACGATCCTAGGCAATACCCTTGACTCAAAGCGGCTCAGCCCTGGTGGACCGGACCCAAGACATCACTAA